The Brettanomyces bruxellensis chromosome 8, complete sequence genome segment ttattatttactTGTAGGAAACTTCGGCGCTTTCTACTAAAAACATTTTTTCACCGGGagggaacaaaaaaattcataatTAGgttaaataaaaaacaatCACATTAAAACTAACATACCGTTATGTGCATTCGAACTATATGTGACATGTATTTTTTAAACATAATCATTATCTAAACATTTAAACACGCTTGAAGATGCCCACATTGCGATTGCGAAATTTAACCGAGGCATTTAGTCGCAGGCTATTCTCAACCAGTGGTCTTGTACGTACGTTTAATGCTGGTAAAATTTCACCATTCATAACCAAATTATTAAAGAGTAGGGACATCACAATTACGGAGAAAGACTGCCAGGCTGAGCTGAGGAAACCATTGCTTGATGTTTTACATGATAGGGGTCTCATAAAAACTTGCATTAATGAGGATGGCCTCCGGAAAATAATAGCCACAAAAAAAGTGGGGTTGTATTGCGGTGCCGATCCGACTGCTAAATCTCTTCACTTAGGAAACCTCCTTCCTCTTATGATATTGCTGCACTTCAATATACGTGGTCACAATATATTCCCACTAATCGGTGGCGCGACAGGAGCTGTCGGGGATCCGTCTGGCAGGACTACCGAGAGAACATCAATGACTAATGATAGTAGAGCTGATCACGTTTACAGAATATCACACCAACTTCTAAACTTCTTTCAAACAGGAATTAAATATGCATCCACTAGAAATCCAGCTATAGATGATACAAACTGTGGGGTGTTGGATTTGAAAAACAATTATAAATGGTGGGGAGAAATGGGAATGCTTCAATTTTTATCGACTTATGGTAGATTTATAAGAGTGAATCAAATGTTAGCTCGTGACTCcgtgaaaagaagaatttcatCGGAGCAAGGAATTGGATTTAATGAATTTACATATCAAGTGCTACAGGCCTATGATTTCTACTATTTGAACAGAACTTACGGTGTGGATGTTCAGGTAGGCGGCAAAGACCAATATGGTAACATAGTAGCTGGAATTGATTTTATCTCAAGACTTAACAAGGAGGACAATAAAAACAACGGTaagaaacaacaaaattcGTGCTTTGGATTGACAGCACCATTATTAACAACTGCATCGGGTGTaaaatttggaaagagTGCGGGTAATGCGATTTTTATTGACCCCGAATTAACTCCAACATTTGACATATACCAATTCATGTATCGGGTGGCGGATGAGGACGTGGAGAGATTCTTACACATGttttcacttcttccattaCCTGTTATAGATAAAGTCGTTGAGGCACATATGCATGATAAATATACGAGGTTTGGACAGACGGTGCTTGCTTGCGAGATTTGCGACTTGATTTATGGTGATGGTACCGGGCTAATTAATCACAATATGAGTAAGttaatatttgaaaaccCGAAGACTGTGGATGCAGATCAAATAATCGAGGCATTCAGTGTGCAACCAGATTTGTTAACCAAACTTACGATGAAGCAGGCATTGGGTCTCAGTGTACCAAATTTGCTTTACATAATGTCCCATGGTATTAAATCTAAAAATCATTTTagaagaatgatgaaaacaGGTGCTGtgagaaatggaaaatcgaggaagatgaaactCATGGATCCACGCAATTTACTTAAGAGAAAAGATCTCATCGATGAAAAATTGCTTATTTTAAAGGCAGGCAAGGACGTGTACATTGCAGAAATTACTGAGTAGGTTACTAGACCTGCATAATAACAtctatacatatatatatactaaTATCAGAAACCCTTGTGTATATTCTAATTGCATTGGCAAAGACGTAACCAAATATGAAGTCTAACATAAAAGCAGCAGTACAcacataaaaaaaaagcagagaTTGCCAACACCAAAATGAGGCTAAGCAGAAAGAATCATCATGAACCTCCACCCTTACTATGCCTGAATAGTTTCATACCTAACCATGATGCCACACACCAAAGCCATATTATGACAAAGTTTAGAAGAAATGCATATGTGTAATAGTGATCCACCACCATTTTGTCAGATACTGCTAATTTCAAATAACTGATCACCGGTCCAATTATAGGAACCTGTGTATTGAATAACATCGCTGAGTACAAACTGAAGCACCATTCCCATAGGCCAAATATCGAACCCATACCGATTACAAATGTAAGCCACGTCAATATTCGTATAAAGTAACCCCTTATACGTAGTTCGTGCATATATGCATCCATCTGCTTTGGGGTCGATTCGTCAACCTCTGGtgtgaaaagaaaggcCACCCTTTTGTTGGCCttgccttttctttcacCACCAGTAACCATAGAGAATGAGCTACCTTTTGTGATGCATAAATCGATTGAAGGTTTGGAAGGGGACTAAAAGGGATATAGGACTTTTTATAGGGACAGGACAAATGTCACTAGAAATGGTATCGTTTTTCACCGTACTATATGTTAGACGATAGACCTAGATTGAGCCGTTTCGAACAATAGGAgaatcattttcttcctcggAGCGCggaatttaatttttctaGCGTGTAGCTAAAGATTTCCTGCCGTGTAAAATGCTTTGTATTTCCACCTAACAAGTAACTTTGATCGTCATTAGATGAAAACGTTGATATTAATAGCACATTGATAATTACCAGACAAATATATTGACATTACAAAAGTATTCTCGCATTTTTTACTCCTATTCTTTCCTCATTTGTGAGCTCTTGGTTTTACTACTACGTGGTCATTTAGGGCCTCTCTCCCATTCAAAACATCTCAGTTTCGGTAGACATCCGTGCATTACTTGCGGTcaaacattttattttatttctcctGATGCTTCCTGATACGGGGATGCTGGATCAACCTTGTGTTTTTTTCGATTCCACATGAATCTTATCATACGCATATGTAAGATCAAAGCTAAGACAATTTGATATATTATTCCTTGGAGGTTGAACTTTGattaaaattttcaaagatgTCAAATGCAGTGTCTACATTACCATCGTTAGATACAATTGCATCAAATATTCAGATCGAGCTGTCTCATACTCGAAGACAGAGCACGAATACTTTACTTAACCAAGTTAAAAAGGATGCAAAAATACAAGGACTACTACGTAATAATGCATTTTGTCGAAAAATTATATCGTTACTTTCATTAATGAAATCATACAGTAACGAGGATGACCAAAGTAAAGCCCTAGATATCATACTTGCATCGCCAATTTACGAGCgattagaaaaagaaggaaagagcAATTCTTCAGATTACACAGACAGATTGGTCAAACAGTTGCTTAAATGGTATAAGGAAGAATTCTTTAAGTGGGTCGACAAACCAGAATGTCCCAAGTGTGGTAACACGGAACAAGATAAGATACAAAGAGTATGGGGTGGGCGACCACATTTAAAAGAGCATTTTGAAGGTCAAGCCTCTATTGTGGAGCAATATCAGTGccaaaaatgcaaaaatatTATAGAATTTCCAAGGTATAACAAAGCAAGCAAGCTATTGGAGACTAGAAGAGGAAGGTGTGGTGAATGGAACAATTGctttattcttttgatGAAATCGTTAGGGCTTAAAGTGAGGTATGTCTGGAATATGGAAGACCATGTTTGGTGCGAATATTTCTCGGACAATTTGCAAAGATGGGTACATATAGATTCCTGTGAAAACGCATTTGACAATCCTCTTTTATACAGTAAAGGTtggggaaagaaaatgtcaTACATTTTCGCGATATCTGATCATTACATCGTCGATGTTACGGGAAAGTATGTTGAACATGGCTCTAAAAACGTTATACCGAGGGACAAAATAGACGAGGATGATTTGAAAATGGTTCTTGCGGCCTTGAActtatcattattatcgcaaattgatgatgataagaCTCTTCTTGAGGTTTCATCTAATATGATACTTGATCATAATACAATGAAAAACAACTCCATTCTACCAGTAAAAATACAGGATTGCATTCCACCTAGACAAAGTGGTTCGGCTGAATGGAAAAATGAGAGAGGAGAAAACGGAAAAGATTGACTTAAACATGGCAATTTTGGATATTAGTTAATTCACAAATAATTCTAGCTTTCCGGATATATAATTGTTTCCTAATGACGTTGACATAGAGATACTTAGGGTCGTTGGATAATGGTATTACCAAAATCCGTGATATTCTATGGGGCGGCAtgtttcctccttttctcAATCATTACAGTGTTGCTGATAATGAGAAATACAATTCATATTAGCATTTATAGGTGAGGTTCATGCACTTAAAATACCAGAATACATAGCATTGCCCTATTGTAGTTAGGGGCTACATTTCTTACCTGATATCAATTTTCAGTTTATCTTCGATTAATCGAACATTCTTAGTTTACTTTATAATAAGTAGTGTATGGTACGGGGTACTCTCAGAATTAATGCAGGTAAGATTTTCTGAATTGTACTGTTTTGCTTTGCagcattgaaaataaattgaatctTGGAAAACTAAAGTAAGTATGAAATGATTTACAAATTCTAGATTACCCCCTCAAAGATTAACCGTATTGCATTTGTCTCTCGctgaaaagtatataacaatcaattttttcctaATTTCTGCCTTCAAACCAGATCCCAAAATACTTTTAAATGATTTCATTGATAAATTAATGTTTTGTGTAATTCATTTCTCATCAGCTGGAATATACTTCTAACTAATACTTGATaacgatgatgaagatatcAATCCTTCAAGGCAGTGCAAACggaacaacaaaaaaaattttctgtgaaaaattgaataacCCCAACCTGGGTAAGACTTTAATCAGTAGGCCTTGACTAGAAGAAAGGATAAACACACTTAGTTTCATCAACAGGGTAGACTATAGATAAGAAGCTTTTGGCCTTTGATCATTGATATAGacttttgattttttttttgctaatAATCCagagaaaatgaatacCGAAGGTTATGAAGAGGTCTTAAGGATTGATCTTGAAGGCTCACAAAGAGTTTTCAAGACTTTCCAGAGATTTTATCCCAAGAAACACATCAAAGATATGTTCAATGTTGATGGACAGACCACAAATTTGCAGTtgatcaaagaaatttgtaTTAATTTGCTTGACGATACGTCTGGAATGTGCTACACCTTTGCTTTTAAGCCTTTGATAGTGGAACTAGTTACACGGCTTATCAGTGATGACagtattgaaaaaaatttcacattACAATTTAATGAGCATCATATTGTGAAGTCATCTTTTATCTTCTCGTATATTGCAAAGCTTATCGGATATGATAGAGACATTGAAACCCTAGTTGAATATTTCCTGGAAAAAAAcaacttttgcttttgaaatcaggcagaatgaaaataatatcagtCAAAATGAATTGCAGTCAATTTTAGTGTCATATCTTAGAATAATTTCATACAACAGGGAGAAATTTGGGAGGTTTATTGACTCCAAACTAATTCAtgaaattatttttgataaaaacTGTTCTAACATCAACCGACTTTTGTCAATCCAAATAGAGGCCTCTATTATTTCCCTTTCGGAAGATGTTAAGAATCAGATGATCAAGTATTATGTTGATGAGAAAAACTTGATTGGATCTCTTGGTAGTGAGAAGGGATTTAATTTTCAGCTTTTCCAACTCTTTGAAGCCCAAAGATTGTCCAACTTGACAAAAATTGCTCCCCtttctgaaaaatttgttaaAGGACCATCGATTATTGAGTTCAGATCAGAGGATCTTTCTGTTGGTGTTAAAATCGTTTCTGGAATTCTATTTCCACACATTAAAGAGTTAGAGACACAGAGAAGAATGAATGGTGCAGTAATAGATTTTATTCCGATAAAAAAGTCAATTGAATCACTTCGTTCTTTAGCATCTTACCTTAAAACATCTAGGCCAGTATTACTCGCAGGAGCAGAAGGAAGTGGTAAGACATTTTTGGTGAATCTTATGGGACAGGAAATCGGTGTCAACACTAAAGATTTGGTGAAGATACATTTAAATCAACAGACTGATCCCAAATTATTGTTGGGAACGTATACATCTGGTTCAAAGCCGGGCACATTTGAATGGAAGAATGGTGTTTTAACCACGGCGGTGAAGGAGGGAAAATGGGTGCTTGTGGAAGACATCGACAAGGCACCAAACGAGGTTCTTTCGATTCTTCTAGGATTATTGGAAAATAAGGAGTTGGTTATTCCATCCCGAAATGAAGTTGTTACCGcaaaaaatggatttcAGTTAATTGCTACAATGAGAGTCACATCGAAATCAGGAGATATGGTTGTTCCTGATGTTATAGGATTACGACTTTGGGAAATGCTAAAGGTTCCAGAATTAGATGATATGGACCTGCGTTGCATATTGGTGCACAAGTTTCCTTTGCTAGATCATTTTATCAGCGTATTTATTGCGatgtttttgaaaattagGACGGCTTATAATTCTCGTAAGCTTGTGATATTGAATGATGGTATTCCTCCAAGACCCGCATCTATTCGTGACCTGATGAGATTTTGTAAAAGATGCAATGCTCTTTTCTTGGCTGCCGGAGTGAGATCATCTACAGATCTTATTTCTGACCAGTTAAAGGAGCTACTCTTTCAGGAAGCACTTGACTGCTTTACaagctttctttcctcGAGTGCCTCAATCAAGTTTTTGTGTGAAATTATTGGcaatattttggaaatacCTACAAGTAGGATCAACCTTCAGATGAATCGTCACACTGCTTCATTGACCATCTTTGATGATTCAATCACTGTTGGTAGAGCAAAATTAAAGAGAAATCA includes the following:
- a CDS encoding uncharacterized protein (BUSCO:EOG09262JRP) yields the protein MPTLRLRNLTEAFSRRLFSTSGLVRTFNAGKISPFITKLLKSRDITITEKDCQAELRKPLLDVLHDRGLIKTCINEDGLRKIIATKKVGLYCGADPTAKSLHLGNLLPLMILLHFNIRGHNIFPLIGGATGAVGDPSGRTTERTSMTNDSRADHVYRISHQLLNFFQTGIKYASTRNPAIDDTNCGVLDLKNNYKWWGEMGMLQFLSTYGRFIRVNQMLARDSVKRRISSEQGIGFNEFTYQVLQAYDFYYLNRTYGVDVQVGGKDQYGNIVAGIDFISRLNKEDNKNNGKKQQNSCFGLTAPLLTTASGVKFGKSAGNAIFIDPELTPTFDIYQFMYRVADEDVERFLHMFSLLPLPVIDKVVEAHMHDKYTRFGQTVLACEICDLIYGDGTGLINHNMSKLIFENPKTVDADQIIEAFSVQPDLLTKLTMKQALGLSVPNLLYIMSHGIKSKNHFRRMMKTGAVRNGKSRKMKLMDPRNLLKRKDLIDEKLLILKAGKDVYIAEITE